The nucleotide window CGCACGGCAAAGGGGCGAACCAGACACCACAACCACCACCCGGCTGAGTACACAGTGCAGGCGACGACCAGACCGACAAACATCAGCGCCATCAGAGTAGCCCCGCCCACGCCCCGCCCTCCTCTCGCCGTCGGCACGATTGGCCCGCGCCAACTCCCGCTCCCAGCAAAGCCGTTACCCCACTCAACGCCGCCTTCACTTCCCTTCCTTGCTCCCAGCTTGTCGCGGCTCCCAATGGCGTGCGGCCCTGCCGAGTCCTGAAATGTGTCGCCTGGGTTCCGCGGTGGCGGGTCACACCGTCGAGACAACCAGCCGGATGGCTTCCTTCTCGGGAATGCCCGCGACCTCGGCCACAACGGGGTAGAGTTGGAGGACATCCCACCCGGTAGCACCCCGCAGGAACTTCACAGCTTCTTGAAGGTCCATTCCGCTGCCGAGCGCAGTACGCAAGGCGATCTTGACTTCATCACGAAACGGACCGGTCGGCACGTCTTGGACGCGCTCAGCCAACCTGCGCCAGCCCAGCCCGCGCAGAATCGGAGTGGCCACGCCACTCAAACCAACCACGAGCAACGCGGCCAGCATCAGCCACGGGTTCGGCGATGGGGCGACGACAGCGCTCAGGAACACCCCACCGCACAGGCCCCGAACGTAAAGCAGTCTCGCGCCCCAACTTGTCAGGTCGCTCGGGTTCATGCCCGTCTCCGCTTCGACAAGGACTCGCAATCAGCATGACCGATCAAAACCCGCTCGCCAAGGCCCAATTAATTCGTTCGCCCTTGCGAACGACAAACACCCCGGACATCTTGTGCGGTTTCGCTTTGTTAATCGGTTCGCAACCGGGAGCTGACGCCGGTCGAACCCGCTGCCGCTCGGTGCGACCAACACGGGTTTACAACTCCCATACACGAGGTTCACGTTGCCCGTGGAACCGTTGCTGTGGGGGCGCTTACGCGGCCCGGCGGGAGGCGGGTCGGGGCATCGGCAGCAGGTTGGTCGAGGGGTCGATCAAGCAATTCGTCAACCGGCGGCTGAAGCAGACCGGTGCGCGGTGGAAGGTGCGACGCGTCGGCCCCTTGGTGGAACTCGCCGCGTTGATTGAGACGCCGGATCGGAACGCCCTCCGGGGCACCGCCTAATTCGCGTGCCAAAGTCCGAGTGCCAAAACCTGCGGGGGCACAGGGGCACCCGGGGATATTTGGCGGTTGCCTCGGTCCGTTAAGTCGCACACAATGGCAGCCCCACCTGACCCCTTTCGAGGCGCTGCTTTATGCTCCGCGTTCGCGTCGCACTATTTCTTTTCGGACTCATCAGCGTTCTGCCGCCCGTCGCGGCACAGCCGGCGCCTGTGAGAGCACACACCGCACTCGTCCACGCCGTCACGGTGTCGCCCGATGGCAAGACGCTCGCCACCGCCGGGTTCGACAACGTCGTCAAGCTCTGGGGCGTTGGCCCCGACGGCACGCTGACGGAACGCAAGGTTGCGCTCACCGGGCACGTCGGGCCAGTGTACGCCGTCGCTTTTCACCCCACCGACACCAAACTCGTTGCAACCGCCAGCCAGGACAAGACCGCCAAGATCTGGGACCTCACCGACGGAAAGTCCAAGGTCGAGTTAAAGGGGCACACCGACATCGTGGACGCTGTCGCGTTCAGCCCGGACGGCAAGACCCTCGCCACGGCCGGTGCGGACAAGACCGTCCGGCTGTGGAACCCGACCGACGGCAAGGAACTCAAGAACCTCGGCGCCCACGACGGCTCGGTGTACAGCCTCGCGTTCAGCCCGGATGGAAAGCTGCTCGCGTCTGCCGGGGCCGGGAAAGATAACCTCGTAAAGGTGTGGGACGTCAAAGGGCAGAAGGAGTTCACGCAACTAAAGGGGCACGAGCAACCGGTCACCGCGGTCACGTTCGCAGGTAACGACGTGATCGTCACCGCGTCGATGGACCGCACCATCCGGACCTGGAGCACGAAAGACGTTGCGGAACCGAAGAAGGATGTGCCTGAACCCAAGAAAGACACCAAGGAGCTGAAGAAAGACGGAAAGGACAAGAAAGATACCAAGGAGCCGAAGGACGCCAAGGAGCCGAAAGAAGTGAAGGAGTACAAGGACCCGAAAGAGCTGAAGAAGTTCGGGCCGACCGCAGACGACCCCTACGCCATTGCATGGTCGGAGAAGACGAAGACGCTGGCGGTGTGCGGCTACTCGGGACAGATTACGCTGTGGGGACTCAATTCGGACAAGCCGACTCTGACGAAGGCGATCAAGTCGCCCGGGTACTGCATCGCGTTTACCGCAGACGGAACGGGAGTGTTCACCGGCCACGACAACGGAACCGTTGCGTTTACTCCCACCGGGAAATAGGCGGTGGCGGCGGTTCGACCGCGCGGGGCGCGGTCGGAACGGGTTGCGGGAGCGGTTCGCGTGCGAACCACACGGCACGGCTCCCGCGCAGGAGTGGGTCGTTCGCGTAGGGTTTCGTGGCGAACCCACACCCGGTGGTCACGAGCCCGGCGCAGAGCGCGGCGAAGCGCACGGCTGATCGCATTCAAGAACCCCGCGCTGGTACCTCTTCATGTATCGGCGTGCGAGGTTGCGGCAATTGAATCGGACTCTTGAAGCGGTCGCCCCTGCTCCGGCTCTCACCGTGCGCGTCGGTTTGGATTTAACCCCAATACCGTTCGTCGAAGCCTCGCTCCAGGGGGGCGATGGCGATCGTGTAACGAGTTACGTCACGAAAACGGGCCTCGCCGCCCCCTTCGACGAACGGTATTGGGGTTAATACTACTCCGTCACCTCGCCACAAATTCTTATTTTACAACGCTTTACGCACACGCCCCAGAGCACATCTCGATGAGACATTTTTTAGAATATGGACTTGAGTCGGATGAAATGCTCACTGCCCCAGCGGAATGTTTGCTGCTCTCGTGAACGGACTCACCAGAATCGCTGGGATTTGAACCCATTGCGAGGTCACGGACCTGTAGGTATAGATCGCCATAAATCGCGACAATTTAATTAGTTGCGGCGAAGTAACGGAGTGGTACTAGGACCCTCGCAGAGTATGAGCAGCACTTGGTCGGGCAACTCTGCACTGGTGATCGTGTACCAGGTGCTGCGCCAGCGTATGCCCTATCGGGAACTCGGACCCGACTACTACGACCGACTCCAACCCGAAAGGCGAACCCGCAACCTGGTTCAGCGACTGGGGCAACTCGGGCACAAGGTGGCACTGGAAACCCGACCGACTCCAGACCAGAACACGCCACGCAACCGGACACGCCACGCAACCGGGGTAATTTTCAGAGCAGTACAGTCTATCCCGCCGTGCAACGAACGTAGGCCACCACCCAACTCTTCAGGTTCTCGGGAGGTCACGCCACGGTTTGCAGTAGGCCTTGCGGTCCTCGGGGCACGGGATAGGAAAAGCGCGGGGCGATTTCGCCGCAACTCTCGTGCGGGGCGAGTCATGAGCACACCGCGTTTCACGGCCGAGGAACTCGACCGCCTTCGAGCACTGGCGGCGGAGTGGGGCAAAATCGTTTCCAAGCGGGCGTTCGGGGACGACGGGCCGGGATTGGACGTGGACTTCCGGACGATGGAGCAGATCGCCACCGCGGCGGCACAAGGGCTCACCGAAGGTGCCCTCCAGCAGATGCTCCACCAGCAGGCCCGGAAGGTGCCCGAACAGGTTCCGTGTCCGGTGTGTGGCGAGCCGTGCCCGACCCGACCACACACCCGCACCCTGGCGGCCCAAGGGGCCACGGTTCAACAGGCCGAACGGATCGCCCATTGTCCCGCCTGCCGGCGGGACTTTTTCCCCCCTGCGGCTGGCCCTCGGGCTGGATGAGCACGGGTACAGTTCCTCGGTCGTTCAACGCATCGTCACGGCCGCCGCCCGGTTCTCCTCGTTCCGGGATGCCGCCGAGGCGGTGCGGATGACCGGGGTCACGATCAGCGACAACCAGGTGCGCCGACTGGCTCACGAGGTCGGGCACGAGTTGATCGCGCGGCGCGATCGGAAGGCGGTCGAGCACCGGCGCCGCCAGTTAGAGCCGCGGACCGCGGTGGTGCCCGTGGCCGTGGTGGTCGAGGTCGATGGGGGGCGCATCCGCACCCGCGCCGCGGGCGCCGGCCCGGGTGTTCACGAGGCCCAGAACAAGGAGGACAAGGTGGCGTGCCTGGCCACCCTGAGTGGCCCCACGTTCGCCACGGACCCGTGCCCCGAGCCGCCCGAGTCGTTCCGCTGCCCGCGCCGGGTGCGGCGCCTGGTGCAGCAGATGAAGGGCCCGGCGGGCGAGGTCGCGCCCCCGGAAACCGTGGACGAATCGACGCCCCCGGTGCCGGCCGGGGAACCCGAAGGGGCCGAGCGGTGGTCCCCGACGCGGTTGGTGCGGACGTGCGTGGCGAGCCTGGAGGGGAGTACCGCGTTCGGCCCGATGATGGCCGCCGAGGCCCAGGAGCGGCGCTTCTATGAGGCCCCGCGTCGGGCGTTCGTAGCCGACGGTCAGGCGTACAACTGGACCATCTGGCGCGGGTACTTTGGTGCGTTCGAGCCGATCGTGGATTTCCTGCACGCGGTGTGTTACGTGTTCTCGTCGGCCGCGGCCGTGAGCCCCGATGAGGCGTCGGGTTGGTCCCAATACGTGGCCTGGATGCGCGCGTGCTGGCAGGGTCGCGTTGGAGAAGTGCTCACCGAACTGGATCAGTGGCAGGCGCGGCTGGGTGAGCCCCCACCGGGTGAGGCGGCGACGGCCGAGGAGCGCCGGGACCCGCGCCGGGTGGTGGCGCACGCGCGGACCTACTTGGGGAACAATCGGGATCGCATGGCGTACCCGCGATACCGGCGCAACGGGCTACCGACGACGAGTAGCTTGGTCGAGTCACTGGTGGGCGAGATCAACGCCCGGGTGAAGAGCACACAGAAGCATTGGACCCGGCCCGACGGTGCCGAATCGATCCTGCAACTGCGGGCCGCCGTGCTGAGCCAAGACGACCGGCTCCCACGGTTCTTCGCCGAACGGCCGGGCTCCTCGTTCCGCAAACGAGATACACTCTGCCACAAATCAGAGGGTGCCACAGCACAAACCGTGGCGTGACCTCGGTTCTCGGCACGTTGGTTGCTTTTGTGTGCCACGTCGCGGCGCCCGCCGCGCCCAGGCAGGTACGCTGCCTTCAACCGACGAGGAATGGCACCATGTCCCATACCACCGATAAGCTGAAAGACGCCGGCCAGCGCATCGCGGACAACGTCGCCCACGCGGCCGACTGGGTCAAGGAAAAGACGGGCGTCGGTCCGGGCCGCGCCGAAGGTTCCGACGCCGGGGTCGCGGGCATCCGCGCGCACATGGACGTGATCGCATCGTGCGGTAAGAAGATCGGCGTCGTCGATCACCTTGATGGCAACGTGATCAAGCTCACGAAAGACAGCTTCGGCGATGACCAGCACCATTACGTTCCCACGTCGATGGTCGACCACGTGGACCGGCACGTCCACCTGAACAAGAATTCGGAAGAGGCCGCGCAGTGGTGTTCCACGGACGCCTCGACCTGCGGGCTCGTAGGATAGTACCCTCCGACTCATAACCGCAACGCCCCCGGCGACCGCATCGCCGGGGGCGTTGCGGTTTTACGGTTGCTTCCGCGACCGAGAAAAATGCGGACCCGCCGCCCACCGTACCGGAGTACTTACCGAACCCGGTATGGAGCGAGCATGAACCGCATTCCGATTTCTTCCCCCCGAACGACCCGCGCGCCGGCCGTCGGCTGGCTTCGCGCCCTCCTCCCGGCGAGCGAGTGGGACACACGCTCCGACGCCGAGTTGCTCGACCGATTCGTGCGCTACACCGTGCTTCCGGCGTTTGAGGCGCTGTTACGCCGGCACGGTCCGCTGGTTTGGGGCGTTTACCGGCTGGGCCTTGCCCACGCGCCAGATGTGGACAACACTTTAGCCGGGAAATGCAAACGGTTACGGAGTGTATGAGTTAGCGTACGACACCCTCCGCATCTCGTACCGGGTGTCCGCACCGCGGTCGCTACGAACGCTCGAGTTCAAAGCCGGGGTTGAGGAAGCGCTGGCCGGGAGCGATGCGGCGCAGCTCGGCCGCCGTCAGACCGCCGGCTCGCTCCTTGAGCTCAAACGAGCGGAATCGCCCTGATGGCAGCCCAATCGTCAACATCAGGCACCAATCCGGGCGCCACATCTGGTGAAACCCGGATCACTTCCTCGTTTGAAGTTTCAGGAACTCCACGATCCGCTCGGGCGCGCCCGCGGGGACGTTGTGCGCGCCGGGGTGAATGAACGTCACCACCGGCGGCCCGTTCGTCGAGGTGTACTGCGTGCAGTATCTACCGGCCTCCTTGCCCTTCTCGTCGCACTTGTTGAGCTTTCGGAGTTGGTCCATCGTCTTTTCCTGCGTCGCGAACGGCACGATCTTGTCCTTCTCGCCCGCGACGTGCAGTACCGGTAGCGGCTTCATGTTCATCGCGTCCCTCGGGTTGATCGCACCCGCAACCGGCGCGGCGGCGGCCAACTTGTCGTGCCGCGCCGCACACAGCACGTATGTGAAAAAGCCGCCGTTCGAGTGCCCCGTCGAGTACACTCGCTTCTCGTCGATGCTCTCCTCCGCCACCAGTGACTTCAGCATGGCATCGAAGAACTCCAGGTCGCGGTCCTTTTGATCACCGACGAACTTCTGCCAGCCCGGCAACCGGCCCATCGGATCGAGTACCGGTACAGCGGTGGGTAGCCCCTGCGGGTAGACACACACCGCCTCGGGCCAGTGTTTGTGAATGGCGAACGACCGGGCCGAAAGTTCGGACTTACCGCCGTGCCCGTGGAACACGAACACCAACGGCCGCTTCGTGCCGGTGACCGCCGGTGCGTACACCAGCGCCTCGCGCGTCACGTCGCCCACCTTCCACGTTCGCGATTTGAGCCGGCCGTTGTCCGCTTTGCCCTCCGGTTGGGCCGCAAACGAACCTGTAACCAACCCGACGAGGGTGAACGTCATCACAGCCGAGCGCAGAAACATGCGCGACACCTCAGAGGTAATGGCAACCGACGGCACCCGAAGAACCCACGGACTCGGCGTCGGTTACATGGGGCAAACGGTTTCACTCGGCCGCGCCAGTAGGATGCACGGCAACGATCAGGAACGGCGGATGCTGACCAACGACCAGCGCGAGCGGATCGGAGCGTGGGTAACCGCAGTCGGCCCCCGCGCGGTCGCGTACGCGCGGTCGCTCGTTCGCGACCCGTCGCGCGCGGAGGACGTGGTTCAAGAGTGCTTCTACCGCCTCCTGCGCCGGGCGAACGAATACGACCTTGAGCGCGACGGCATCAAGTTGTTACTCAAAGCGATATCCAACCTGTGCATCAACCAAGCGACGCGCGAAAAGGCTTTGCTGAGTCTGGATTCCTCAACCGACCCGGACGACGGACCGGTCACCCTCTCCGACCCGGCGGCACTCAGCCCCGAACGGATCGCCCAGCACCGCGAGCTTCAGGACGCCGTTCGGGACGGGCTCCAGACGCTTCCGCCGCTCCAGCGGGCCGCCGTCGAGTTGCGGGCGCTGGGGATGTCGAAGGACGAGATCGCCGACGCGCTGGGCGTGTCCGCGACCAACGCCGGTGTGCTCGTGTACCGCGGGCGCCAGTTGTTGGCCCGCGCGCTCGAGCCGCACCTCAGAGGTGAGGTTCCGCAGGAAAACGTGTAACTCACCCTAGTAGAGTGGGTTGTTACACTCAACCGCCGCTGACGGAGCGGACAACTTACCGAGACGCGGTTATGCCCCCTCCCGGCTCGTTTCCTGAACCCGAACCCGGAATCGACGCCAGCGTGCGCGCGCAACTCGACGCCGAAGCAGCTCGTTCCGATGGTCGGATCATGGCTGAAAGCGTTCTCGCCCGACTCGACGCCGGCGCCGAACCGCGCCAGCGCCGTCGGCCGGGTTGGAAATCGGCTGCGGGGCTGATCGCGATCGGGGCGATGGCCGCGGCGGTCGTGGTCGCAGTGTTCGCCCTGTCCGGACCGCGCGAGGTTGCGGCGGCTCCCACGCCAGAGGCAGCGATTCGGGACGCCCGGGTCGCCTACACGCGAAACGCTACCCGCTGCTACCGGGTGACGATTGACGCCCGAGGCCGGGAAGTTTTTCCGCTGCTCGCGCAGGAGGCGGAGCGCACGCTCTGCACCCGCGGGGACCGGTTCGTGGTCGAGCCCGGGTTCGGCGGAAAGGGCGCCTGGGGGAGCGACGGGGCCGGCCGCGTGTGGGTCGCACCGACCCTCGACGGCGCGGCGGCGTTCACCGAGGTTGAACTGCCACAGGGGCTCCGGAACGTCGTGAAAATTCATGAGCTCGAGCCCGACACGCTCCTCGATGAGGTACTCGCATCGTTCGAGATGGACTGGTCCGAACCGCCCACTGCCAGCACCCAAACCTACTCCGTCGAGGCCACCCGTCGCGGTGAAGCACCTCCACTGCAACTCGCGTCGGCTCGACTCGTGATCGACAAAATCAACAAGACCGTGCGGTCGCTCGAACTGAAACGTCGCGGCCTCACGAACGGATACGCGACGCTCACGTTCGCACTGACCGGAGCCGTTGAGAGGGACGACGCGGCGTTCACTCCGGAGGGTCACATCCGGCGCGGTGCTCCGGTTTACGGTCGGAGTAAACCGCTCCTCCGCCACCGGCTCTTGCGCCAACACCTCGGCGATGCCCTGCTTGGGGGGTGAGTTGTTGGGACTACGAACCATGTCACGCACCCGAGGCCGCCATTACCGCTTGCGCCGCTTCATCATCGCGAGCCACGCGCCGAGCGCCGCGAACCCGCCCATAAACACCTCGCGCTGCTCGACGATTCGCACCCAGTCGATCTCGATCGGCACTTTCACTTCTGGGACAGCCTTTGGCGTCGCCAGTTCGGTCAACTTCGCTTTCAGCTCCACCGTCCGCTTACGGTCCGGCGTGCCGGCAAAAGGGCCACCTTTGCGAAGCACCGCGCCGCCGAGCGAAACCGGTGCGAATGCACTTCCGCGGCCGGCATACGCGGTGACTTCAGGGTCGAGCCGACCATCGCCGTTCGCAACGCGTTCGACGCCCCGGCGGGTGCGGAAGATCAAAACGTAGTCCGGTGTCTCGCGCGTGCCGGTCGGCGGAGCGTCTCGCAGCACAACAAACTCGGGTTCTCCCCACCCACTTTCACCCTTCACGAACAGTAAGCCCCGAGGGGTCGCGCCGTGCGCGGCCGGCACGAGAGCAATCGCCCGCGCATCGGCTAATGGCACCGACGGCGGGATCGAGTCGAGGATGTCCGCAGCGCCGAGAATGGTTTCTGCGGACGCGGGCGTGAGTGACAGGGCGGTGACAACAACGCACAGTGAGTAGCGGACCATGACAACCTCCGTGTCGTGGGTCGCTCTGAGAGTTGCACTTGTCGGGCCGAAAGCTGTGCCAGTTCGTGCGGTCTTGACGCCGCGCGAGGGAGTTTGGGCAAGGGTTAACAGCTACAAAAACAACGTGACCGGACCGGCGGAGACTTCCACCGGCCCGGTCACGTTATGCTGTTACGATTAAGGGCGCGGCGGCACAGGAGGCGCCGCCGGGGTCGGGATTGGAGTCGGGGCCGAGGACGGCGGCGTCGGAACGGGCGGCATCAGAACCGGCGCGCCCGGCTGGGCCGCAGGCACCGGCTTTTCGGTGCTCATCTCGACCAACTTCGCCTTCAAGCTATCAGCCAGTTTCAGCTCCGCTTCGCGCCCGGGTTGCCGGAACTGCATGTTGTTCCGGCGGTTGGCGTGAATGGTGGTACCGTCCAGCGACACGCCGGCGAACAGCCCGCGGCTCCGTGAGTACGACACGATCTCTGCTTCGAGTTTGGCATCGGTGGCCGCTGCCGCCATCCGCCCCACGGGACCGGCCGCCACGGACGCGTCAGCGCCAAGGGTCAGCTTCCCCT belongs to Gemmata obscuriglobus and includes:
- a CDS encoding WD40 repeat domain-containing protein, giving the protein MLRVRVALFLFGLISVLPPVAAQPAPVRAHTALVHAVTVSPDGKTLATAGFDNVVKLWGVGPDGTLTERKVALTGHVGPVYAVAFHPTDTKLVATASQDKTAKIWDLTDGKSKVELKGHTDIVDAVAFSPDGKTLATAGADKTVRLWNPTDGKELKNLGAHDGSVYSLAFSPDGKLLASAGAGKDNLVKVWDVKGQKEFTQLKGHEQPVTAVTFAGNDVIVTASMDRTIRTWSTKDVAEPKKDVPEPKKDTKELKKDGKDKKDTKEPKDAKEPKEVKEYKDPKELKKFGPTADDPYAIAWSEKTKTLAVCGYSGQITLWGLNSDKPTLTKAIKSPGYCIAFTADGTGVFTGHDNGTVAFTPTGK
- a CDS encoding DUF2171 domain-containing protein translates to MSHTTDKLKDAGQRIADNVAHAADWVKEKTGVGPGRAEGSDAGVAGIRAHMDVIASCGKKIGVVDHLDGNVIKLTKDSFGDDQHHYVPTSMVDHVDRHVHLNKNSEEAAQWCSTDASTCGLVG
- a CDS encoding alpha/beta hydrolase family esterase — encoded protein: MFLRSAVMTFTLVGLVTGSFAAQPEGKADNGRLKSRTWKVGDVTREALVYAPAVTGTKRPLVFVFHGHGGKSELSARSFAIHKHWPEAVCVYPQGLPTAVPVLDPMGRLPGWQKFVGDQKDRDLEFFDAMLKSLVAEESIDEKRVYSTGHSNGGFFTYVLCAARHDKLAAAAPVAGAINPRDAMNMKPLPVLHVAGEKDKIVPFATQEKTMDQLRKLNKCDEKGKEAGRYCTQYTSTNGPPVVTFIHPGAHNVPAGAPERIVEFLKLQTRK
- a CDS encoding RNA polymerase sigma factor, translated to MLTNDQRERIGAWVTAVGPRAVAYARSLVRDPSRAEDVVQECFYRLLRRANEYDLERDGIKLLLKAISNLCINQATREKALLSLDSSTDPDDGPVTLSDPAALSPERIAQHRELQDAVRDGLQTLPPLQRAAVELRALGMSKDEIADALGVSATNAGVLVYRGRQLLARALEPHLRGEVPQENV
- a CDS encoding lipid-binding SYLF domain-containing protein, with protein sequence MMRFLLAAGAVAVCVAPVAALPPSNAKTLEHAEEVLADLNSIPLKGIPAKLLADAHGVVIVPRVIKAGFVVGGRGGHGVVLVKEKDGNWSDPVFVDLGGASVGFQAGVESTDVVLVFRNRKTLDRLLEGKGKLTLGADASVAAGPVGRMAAAATDAKLEAEIVSYSRSRGLFAGVSLDGTTIHANRRNNMQFRQPGREAELKLADSLKAKLVEMSTEKPVPAAQPGAPVLMPPVPTPPSSAPTPIPTPAAPPVPPRP